In Methanothermobacter sp. K4, one genomic interval encodes:
- a CDS encoding XRE family transcriptional regulator produces MPANTVGERIKQLRDNQNMTLDELAERSGVNRELIEKIEEGDILPSLTPLIKISRTLGVRLGTLLDDRVQDEPVIVRKGKTQRVIHFSGYEGRADTSNLNFHSLDAGKSDRHMEPFLIDVELHSNDFELSSHEGEEFIYVLEGEIEVIYGQEKYRLGEGDSIYYDSVVPHHLHAAGDSDARILAVVYTPF; encoded by the coding sequence GTGCCAGCAAACACTGTGGGAGAAAGAATAAAACAGCTCAGGGATAACCAGAACATGACACTGGATGAACTTGCAGAAAGAAGTGGGGTTAATAGGGAACTCATAGAGAAAATAGAGGAAGGAGACATTCTACCATCACTCACACCCCTCATAAAGATCTCAAGGACACTTGGAGTGAGGCTTGGCACCCTCCTTGATGACAGGGTTCAGGATGAGCCGGTTATAGTTAGAAAGGGGAAAACCCAGAGGGTCATACACTTCTCAGGCTATGAGGGGAGGGCAGATACAAGTAACCTCAACTTCCACTCCCTCGACGCCGGCAAAAGCGACAGGCACATGGAGCCATTCCTAATCGACGTTGAATTACACAGCAATGACTTTGAACTATCATCCCATGAGGGCGAGGAGTTCATATACGTCCTGGAGGGTGAAATAGAGGTCATCTACGGACAGGAGAAGTACAGACTCGGTGAGGGGGACAGCATATACTATGACTCCGTCGTACCCCACCACCTCCACGCAGCAGGGGACAGTGATGCAAGGATACTGGCGGTTGTCTACACACCATTCTAG